In Gopherus flavomarginatus isolate rGopFla2 chromosome 5, rGopFla2.mat.asm, whole genome shotgun sequence, one DNA window encodes the following:
- the LOC127052630 gene encoding sperm acrosome membrane-associated protein 3-like, with amino-acid sequence MAALVLLSILACVLVGNMGKIFRRCELAQVLHQAGMDGFRGYNLADWLCMAFHESRFNTDMVDHEADGSTDNGIFQINSRQWCDDYRSSTRNLCHMHCSDLLTSNINDDIVCAMQIVQKPRGMGAWLAWRKHCEGHDLSQWVEGCNVGSR; translated from the exons ATGGCAGCTCTTGTGCTACTATCCATCTTGGCCTGTGTCCTTGTGGGGAACATGGGGAAGATCTTCCGGCGCTGCGAGCTAGCGCAGGTGCTGCACCAGGCAGGGATGGATGGGTTCCGAGGCTACAACCTGGCTGATT GGCTGTGCATGGCGTTCCATGAAAGTCGGTTCAACACGGACATGGTGGACCATGAAGCTGATGGCAGCACTGACAATGGCATCTTCCAGATCAACAGCCGCCAGTGGTGCGATGACTACAGGAGCTCTACCCGGAACCTCTGTCACATGCACTGCAGTG atttGCTGACCAGTAACATCAACGATGACATCGTGTGTGCCATGCAGATTGTGCAAAAGCCAAGGGGCATGGGGGCCTG GCTGGCCTGGAGGAAACACTGTGAGGGCCATGACCTCTCACAGTGGGTGGAAGGATGCAATGTGGGAAGTAGATGA